A single region of the Thermomicrobiales bacterium genome encodes:
- a CDS encoding ABC transporter substrate-binding protein codes for MTNANDRRQKSIELLRDYMAGRIDRRQLLKSAAAAGALLPVLSIMRGAAPAYAQDASPAADAAAGSTIVVPADIRTDLSGATIAWMGPSAADPDLAWNEAAIAAFSEATGITVNLVHGENQTDARLQAMRQQFAAQASDIDAYQIDIIWPGVVAEHAVPLQDALGDRAESFFPGIIAANTVDGNLVGIPWFTDAGLLYYRTDLLEKYGVEPPATWSDLEAAAQTIQDGEKADKPDFTGYVWQGKAYEGLTCNGVEWLVSQGGGTIIDTDRNVTINNEAAIAAMERAAGWVNGISPEGVTTYTETETFNVWVAGNAAFARNWPYMYSGSQESEATAGKVGVSPLPKGDGAEDTSAATLGGWQMMVSKYSKNQDAAIEFVKYMTSPELQTSYAIERSHLPTIPAVYDDPAVAEASEFIPRLKPVFEAAVGRPSAQTGDLYPELSTIFYQQLNQVLSGSKSAADAAAQMEEDMNAVFEDA; via the coding sequence GTGACAAACGCAAATGATCGACGCCAGAAGTCGATCGAGCTCCTGCGCGACTATATGGCTGGTCGAATCGACCGCCGCCAGTTGCTGAAGAGCGCGGCGGCCGCCGGCGCGCTCTTGCCGGTACTCAGCATCATGCGCGGCGCAGCTCCCGCGTACGCACAGGATGCATCCCCGGCTGCCGACGCCGCGGCGGGCAGCACGATTGTCGTGCCGGCCGATATCCGCACCGACCTTTCGGGCGCGACGATCGCCTGGATGGGCCCCAGCGCAGCCGACCCCGACCTGGCCTGGAACGAGGCAGCGATTGCCGCGTTCTCCGAGGCCACTGGAATTACGGTCAATCTCGTCCATGGTGAGAATCAAACCGACGCGCGCCTGCAGGCGATGCGCCAGCAATTCGCCGCGCAGGCCTCGGACATCGATGCGTACCAGATCGATATCATCTGGCCAGGTGTCGTAGCCGAGCACGCTGTGCCGCTCCAGGATGCGCTTGGAGACCGAGCAGAATCCTTCTTCCCTGGCATCATCGCGGCGAACACCGTCGATGGCAACCTGGTAGGCATCCCCTGGTTCACTGACGCGGGCTTGCTGTACTACCGCACCGATCTGCTCGAGAAGTACGGTGTCGAACCGCCGGCCACCTGGTCCGATCTCGAGGCAGCTGCCCAGACCATCCAGGACGGCGAAAAGGCCGACAAGCCGGACTTCACCGGATACGTCTGGCAGGGCAAAGCCTACGAGGGACTCACGTGCAACGGCGTCGAATGGCTCGTCTCGCAGGGTGGCGGCACGATCATCGATACGGACCGCAACGTGACCATCAACAACGAAGCCGCAATTGCCGCAATGGAACGGGCCGCTGGATGGGTGAACGGAATCTCACCTGAGGGCGTGACGACCTACACCGAAACCGAGACCTTCAATGTCTGGGTTGCCGGTAATGCTGCCTTCGCCCGCAACTGGCCGTACATGTACTCCGGTAGCCAGGAGAGCGAGGCGACGGCAGGCAAAGTCGGCGTCTCGCCGCTCCCGAAGGGCGACGGCGCCGAAGACACCAGCGCGGCCACCCTGGGCGGATGGCAAATGATGGTGTCCAAGTACTCGAAGAACCAGGATGCCGCCATCGAGTTCGTCAAGTACATGACGAGCCCCGAGCTGCAGACCTCGTACGCGATCGAGCGGTCGCATCTTCCAACCATCCCTGCAGTCTATGACGACCCAGCGGTGGCAGAGGCCAGCGAGTTCATTCCTCGCCTGAAGCCGGTCTTCGAGGCCGCTGTCGGCCGCCCTTCGGCCCAGACCGGCGATCTCTATCCAGAGCTTTCCACCATCTTCTATCAGCAGCTCAACCAGGTGCTCTCCGGCTCCAAGTCGGCCGCTGACGCTGCTGCGCAGATGGAAGAGGACATGAACGCCGTCTTCGAGGACGCATAA
- a CDS encoding sugar ABC transporter permease has protein sequence MSQNVPAGAAVSSTETQTIKVSDRPQTSWAKSRERLAWFMVLPSIIIVALVALYPLVQSFRLSFTNARLASAREVENVGLRNYEYLWNSDTFRIAFQNTVKFTVVSVALELVLGMIVALIINSQFRARGLVRTAILIPWAIPTVVSSRLWAYMLNDNYGVINDILVYQLPRFFGWIPIIGDNIANIFPDEKIAFLARPNLSLPSAIAVDVWKTTPFMALLLLAGLQVIPGDVYEAAVVDGASKWKQFWQITLPLLRPAILVALIFRTLDAFRVFDVIFVMFGAKVETLTLSIFTQQTLVDGDRLGRASAASVVIFLCIGAFVLIYTRLVKVEEV, from the coding sequence ATGAGCCAGAATGTTCCCGCTGGTGCGGCGGTCTCGTCGACTGAGACCCAGACGATCAAGGTATCCGATCGACCACAGACGTCCTGGGCGAAGTCCCGGGAGCGTCTCGCCTGGTTCATGGTGCTACCCAGCATCATCATTGTGGCGCTTGTCGCCCTCTATCCTCTTGTACAGAGCTTTCGTCTGAGCTTTACCAACGCGCGACTTGCGAGTGCACGTGAAGTCGAGAACGTTGGTCTCCGCAATTACGAGTACCTCTGGAACAGCGACACATTCCGCATCGCTTTCCAGAACACCGTCAAGTTCACGGTCGTGTCAGTTGCGCTCGAGCTCGTGCTTGGCATGATCGTCGCACTAATCATCAATTCGCAGTTCCGGGCCCGAGGCCTCGTTCGTACCGCGATCCTGATCCCCTGGGCCATCCCCACCGTTGTGTCGTCCCGGCTCTGGGCATACATGCTCAACGACAACTATGGGGTCATCAACGACATTCTTGTCTATCAGCTTCCACGGTTTTTCGGTTGGATACCGATCATTGGCGACAACATCGCGAACATCTTCCCAGATGAAAAGATCGCCTTCCTCGCCCGGCCGAATCTCTCCTTGCCGAGCGCTATCGCGGTTGACGTCTGGAAGACGACTCCCTTCATGGCGTTGCTGTTGCTGGCGGGCCTGCAGGTCATTCCCGGCGATGTCTACGAAGCAGCAGTCGTCGATGGCGCCAGCAAGTGGAAGCAGTTTTGGCAGATCACTCTCCCGCTCCTCCGCCCTGCGATCCTGGTCGCGTTGATCTTCCGAACGCTCGACGCGTTCCGCGTCTTTGACGTCATCTTCGTCATGTTCGGCGCAAAGGTCGAAACCCTTACGCTCTCGATCTTTACCCAACAGACGCTCGTCGACGGAGACCGCCTGGGGAGAGCGTCGGCTGCCAGTGTGGTCATTTTCCTGTGTATCGGCGCGTTTGTCCTGATTTACACGCGGCTCGTCAAGGTGGAGGAAGTCTGA
- a CDS encoding carbohydrate ABC transporter permease, with amino-acid sequence MSSVPFDRSTLPPDQPGKRRKFHFWDAILKLLFWLLVILILIYTIFPFLWAVLASVKPNADISATPTRYLPSELYWGNLDYVLHQRDFLYALRNSIIVSLSTVAIALIVGSLAAYALGRIKFRGRNATLYIILAMTMFPAIAILGSLFQMMRRFDLYNTIPGLVLTYMTFTLPFTVWVLANFFKAMPGELEEAALVDGSTPFQAFYKVMLPLAMPGLVTTGLLAFIAAWNEFLFSLTFTNTYAARTVQPAIASFRGNTQFDEPWGSIMAAAVVVTVPLVVLVLIFQRKILAGLTAGAVKG; translated from the coding sequence ATGTCGTCCGTACCTTTCGACCGTTCCACGTTGCCACCAGATCAACCCGGCAAGCGCCGCAAGTTCCATTTCTGGGACGCGATACTCAAGCTGCTCTTCTGGTTGCTGGTGATCCTGATCCTGATCTACACCATCTTCCCGTTCTTGTGGGCAGTGCTCGCGTCGGTCAAGCCGAATGCAGACATCAGCGCGACTCCAACCCGCTATCTACCCTCTGAGCTCTATTGGGGCAATCTCGATTACGTCTTGCACCAGCGGGACTTCCTCTACGCGCTCCGGAACTCAATCATCGTCTCCCTCAGCACAGTAGCCATTGCGCTCATCGTTGGTTCACTGGCCGCGTACGCGTTGGGCCGTATCAAGTTTCGTGGCCGCAATGCGACGCTGTACATCATTCTGGCAATGACGATGTTCCCGGCCATTGCGATCCTGGGCTCACTTTTCCAGATGATGCGCCGGTTCGATCTTTACAACACCATTCCGGGGCTCGTGCTGACCTATATGACCTTCACGCTGCCGTTCACCGTCTGGGTACTCGCCAACTTCTTCAAGGCCATGCCTGGCGAACTCGAGGAAGCAGCATTGGTCGATGGCTCGACACCGTTCCAGGCGTTCTACAAGGTCATGCTTCCATTGGCAATGCCAGGTCTGGTCACAACGGGACTGCTCGCGTTTATTGCCGCATGGAACGAGTTCCTCTTTTCTCTGACGTTCACGAACACCTACGCGGCGCGGACGGTGCAGCCGGCGATCGCCAGTTTCCGGGGGAACACCCAGTTCGACGAACCGTGGGGCAGCATCATGGCAGCCGCCGTAGTGGTTACCGTGCCCCTGGTGGTCCTGGTCCTCATCTTCCAGCGTAAGATTCTCGCCGGGTTGACCGCAGGCGCGGTCAAGGGATAG
- a CDS encoding hydroxyacid-oxoacid transhydrogenase, whose product MSFETAFTMDTSAIKYGEGVTREVGEDAKNLGATRVMVVTDARLADHVAVQTTVESLKAAGVDFALYSNTRVEPTDVSFAEATEFATDGGFDGYIAVGGGSVIDTAKAANLYATYPADLLTYVNAPIGQAKPVPGKLRPLIAIPTTAGTGSETTGTTIFDLTSMHVKTGIAHRALRPVLGILDPINTLTMPPMVTASSALDVLSHAIESYTALPYNRRPAPESPRLRPAYQGANPISDVWSSKAAEMVASNLETVVNEPNNLEARGQMMLAAAYAGIGFGNAGVHLPHGMSYPVSGLVRSYVPDGYPDDHPMVPHGISVILNAPAVFRFTAQADPERHLEAARMLGADVSGAGPEEAGEILANRLIDIMRRTGMPNGLSAVGFTEDDIDRLVAGTVPQHRVTKLSPRPASETDLAEMFRDAMVYW is encoded by the coding sequence ATGTCGTTCGAAACCGCCTTCACCATGGACACCTCGGCCATCAAGTACGGGGAGGGTGTCACGCGAGAAGTCGGTGAAGACGCGAAGAATCTGGGCGCGACCAGAGTGATGGTCGTCACCGATGCCCGTCTGGCCGATCACGTTGCGGTACAAACGACGGTCGAATCGCTGAAAGCCGCGGGGGTCGACTTTGCGCTCTACTCCAATACGCGCGTGGAGCCGACCGATGTTTCCTTTGCGGAAGCGACAGAGTTTGCGACCGATGGCGGGTTCGACGGCTACATCGCGGTTGGGGGCGGCTCGGTCATCGACACCGCCAAGGCCGCGAACTTGTATGCAACCTACCCCGCCGACCTGCTGACCTATGTCAATGCGCCGATTGGCCAGGCGAAACCCGTTCCCGGCAAGCTCCGTCCGCTCATCGCCATTCCCACCACCGCGGGTACCGGCAGTGAGACGACCGGCACCACGATCTTCGATCTGACGTCGATGCACGTGAAAACTGGTATCGCTCACCGGGCGCTCCGGCCGGTGCTTGGCATCCTCGATCCAATCAATACGCTTACGATGCCTCCCATGGTCACGGCCAGTTCCGCGCTGGACGTGCTCAGTCATGCGATCGAGTCCTACACGGCGCTGCCGTACAACCGTCGTCCGGCCCCGGAGAGCCCAAGACTCAGACCGGCATACCAGGGAGCGAATCCGATCAGCGATGTCTGGTCGTCGAAAGCGGCCGAAATGGTTGCCTCCAACCTCGAAACGGTCGTCAACGAACCGAACAATCTCGAGGCCCGCGGACAGATGATGCTCGCCGCCGCGTATGCAGGCATCGGATTTGGCAACGCCGGCGTGCATCTTCCGCATGGCATGTCCTATCCCGTTTCCGGTCTCGTGCGCTCGTACGTGCCGGATGGGTATCCGGACGATCATCCGATGGTCCCGCATGGCATTTCGGTCATCCTCAATGCCCCGGCGGTTTTTCGTTTCACCGCCCAGGCAGATCCCGAACGCCACCTGGAAGCGGCGCGCATGCTGGGAGCGGACGTCTCCGGCGCAGGCCCAGAAGAAGCAGGAGAGATCCTGGCAAACCGCCTGATCGATATCATGCGACGCACCGGGATGCCGAATGGCCTAAGCGCGGTCGGTTTCACCGAGGACGACATCGATCGGCTGGTAGCCGGCACGGTCCCGCAACACCGGGTCACCAAGCTCTCACCTCGCCCTGCCTCGGAAACCGATCTCGCAGAGATGTTCCGCGACGCCATGGTTTATTGGTAG
- a CDS encoding cyclase family protein, which produces MLIDLTGPLHPGMWSYAPMIEIPPFEQQRWATIEERGWEADWFAMPTLAGTYLETAKHLIADAPSIDQVPPERFFVNATIARIPRGPREHITVAELEATATSLEPGDALLVHTGWEQHRDNSETFVLQSPHFDLEAMQWIVDRGISILGGDMPCFDDPVGAEGQGVNMVLFGAGALILAPLVNLGATTATRGRLTVMPIPLVGSCGAPCRAILAPAN; this is translated from the coding sequence ATGTTGATCGACCTGACTGGACCGCTGCATCCTGGGATGTGGAGCTACGCGCCCATGATCGAGATCCCTCCCTTCGAGCAGCAACGATGGGCGACCATCGAAGAGCGCGGCTGGGAGGCGGATTGGTTTGCGATGCCTACGCTGGCGGGCACCTATCTCGAGACAGCCAAGCACCTGATCGCCGATGCTCCGTCGATCGACCAGGTCCCTCCCGAGCGATTCTTCGTAAACGCGACCATCGCCAGGATTCCACGCGGCCCGCGGGAGCACATCACCGTTGCCGAACTGGAGGCGACGGCGACGTCGCTCGAACCAGGCGATGCACTTCTGGTGCACACCGGATGGGAGCAACATCGCGACAACAGCGAGACATTTGTGCTCCAGTCTCCTCATTTCGACCTCGAAGCCATGCAGTGGATCGTCGATCGCGGCATTTCGATACTTGGTGGAGATATGCCCTGTTTCGATGATCCCGTGGGGGCCGAGGGTCAGGGCGTGAACATGGTTCTCTTCGGAGCCGGAGCATTGATCCTGGCGCCGCTCGTGAATCTCGGCGCCACCACGGCGACCCGCGGGAGACTGACCGTGATGCCAATTCCGTTGGTCGGGTCGTGTGGCGCGCCGTGTCGCGCGATCCTCGCTCCTGCGAACTAA
- a CDS encoding DUF362 domain-containing protein, whose amino-acid sequence MAKHDWNRPDTVVLYRSTGSYPYATEDFTRAARSILDLLEPEIDKPKVTLKPNVVHGVSPDSGITVHPGFLRGVAEYLIESGIAPDAISVAEGGGGEDSRDMREHYANVGFDVLTDELGVNLVDLNADDYVRVDIPEGRVFRQMPIGRTVWDPEAYFINIPKMRTHNFGITTISIKNLQGIVVPLEERHMCTLFPRYDGDRGGNGLRDDVIDSHERWAHKICDISLARTPDLNIVDALVPRDGTGFRNGNDRPMGIALASSNQTAVDTIGTALMGIDPANVTYLRVAGERNMGPNRVKDIRVLEVIDGALVERDGIDDLVATPPFRVTLSETLTYQTYENVEYNQPEEELVHAAMRHDA is encoded by the coding sequence ATGGCGAAACACGACTGGAACCGACCGGACACTGTCGTTCTTTACCGATCGACGGGGTCGTATCCCTACGCGACTGAGGATTTCACGCGCGCGGCGCGATCGATTCTCGATCTGCTCGAACCGGAGATCGACAAGCCCAAAGTCACCCTGAAACCGAACGTGGTGCATGGGGTGTCTCCAGATTCAGGTATCACGGTCCACCCGGGATTTCTGCGGGGTGTCGCGGAGTATCTGATCGAGTCCGGGATCGCGCCAGACGCCATTTCAGTAGCGGAAGGGGGCGGCGGCGAGGATAGCCGCGACATGCGCGAGCACTACGCGAACGTCGGGTTCGACGTATTGACCGACGAGCTTGGAGTGAACCTGGTCGACCTGAACGCGGACGACTATGTGCGGGTCGATATCCCCGAGGGGCGCGTTTTCAGGCAGATGCCGATTGGCCGAACCGTTTGGGATCCCGAGGCGTACTTCATCAACATCCCGAAGATGCGGACGCACAACTTCGGCATCACAACGATCAGCATCAAGAACTTGCAAGGCATCGTGGTCCCGCTCGAGGAGCGGCACATGTGCACCCTCTTTCCCCGTTACGATGGCGACCGAGGGGGGAACGGGCTGCGTGACGATGTGATCGATTCGCATGAACGCTGGGCGCACAAGATTTGCGATATCTCGTTGGCGCGCACGCCCGATCTCAACATCGTCGACGCGCTCGTTCCGCGCGACGGAACAGGGTTCCGTAATGGGAACGATCGGCCGATGGGTATCGCGCTTGCAAGCTCGAACCAAACCGCTGTCGACACGATCGGCACAGCGCTGATGGGCATCGATCCCGCAAATGTGACCTACCTGCGTGTAGCGGGCGAGCGGAACATGGGACCGAACCGCGTGAAGGACATCCGCGTGCTGGAAGTCATCGATGGCGCGCTCGTGGAACGTGATGGGATCGACGATCTGGTAGCGACCCCTCCATTCCGCGTCACGCTCTCGGAAACGCTGACGTATCAGACGTACGAGAACGTTGAATACAACCAGCCCGAGGAGGAATTGGTCCACGCCGCGATGCGCCACGACGCGTAG